One region of Paenibacillus hamazuiensis genomic DNA includes:
- a CDS encoding DUF3231 family protein, translating to MSSYKPQEKQANIEFSCTEIGGLWGVYMQESMAVCFLTYLIHHLQDAEIIPLAKEVLSVSQDRISKIKKMFLAENFPIPAGFSEGDVNLAAPPLFHDTFTLSFIYMMNRLGMINFSFVASNNVRLDVLDFFNECIHSSTEMFGKAVRMMLEKGVYDRPPKMNYPQKIEYVQKLSFMDGLFSGKRPLNAIELSEIFFNIERNYFSVIIMLGFAQVLQDKKLKDFVMRGKKISERQIELFNNLLMEEDLLGTVTVSMEVTDSTVSPFSEKMIISLIHILNSVDILLISHALALSMRADLAAHYTKIIGEVMSYAKDTFDLVVERKWLEQPPLTTNRKQLIQS from the coding sequence ATGTCATCTTATAAGCCTCAGGAAAAGCAGGCCAACATCGAATTCAGCTGCACGGAGATCGGGGGACTTTGGGGCGTTTATATGCAGGAGAGTATGGCGGTATGCTTCCTGACCTACTTGATCCATCATCTTCAGGATGCGGAAATTATTCCTTTGGCCAAAGAGGTTTTGTCCGTTTCGCAGGATCGGATAAGTAAAATCAAAAAAATGTTCCTCGCCGAAAATTTCCCCATACCCGCAGGCTTTTCGGAGGGCGATGTAAACCTGGCCGCACCGCCGCTTTTTCACGACACGTTCACCTTAAGTTTCATCTATATGATGAATCGCCTTGGAATGATTAATTTCTCTTTTGTCGCCTCCAATAATGTTCGGCTTGATGTTCTGGATTTTTTTAACGAGTGTATACATTCATCAACCGAAATGTTCGGAAAAGCGGTACGCATGATGCTGGAGAAAGGCGTCTATGACCGTCCGCCGAAAATGAATTACCCCCAAAAAATCGAGTACGTGCAGAAATTATCATTTATGGACGGATTGTTTAGCGGAAAAAGGCCTCTGAACGCTATTGAATTATCTGAAATCTTTTTCAATATCGAGCGAAATTACTTCTCCGTCATTATCATGCTTGGATTTGCCCAAGTGCTGCAGGATAAAAAATTAAAGGATTTCGTCATGAGAGGCAAAAAAATCAGCGAGCGGCAGATCGAATTATTTAACAATCTGCTCATGGAGGAGGATTTGCTCGGAACCGTAACCGTCAGTATGGAAGTAACGGATTCGACCGTTTCGCCCTTTTCGGAAAAAATGATCATATCGCTGATCCATATATTGAACTCTGTGGACATTCTCTTGATCTCGCACGCCCTGGCGCTGTCAATGCGGGCCGATCTCGCCGCTCATTACACGAAGATCATCGGCGAGGTGATGTCGTACGCCAAGGATACTTTTGATCTTGTGGTGGAACGAAAATGGCTGGAGCAGCCTCCTCTTACGACAAATCGAAAACAGCTCATTCAATCTTAA
- a CDS encoding GGDEF domain-containing protein — MAYHDSLTELPNRRKFQEHADAALKQAEASGQKLALLLIDLDGFKFINDRYGHGAGDFVLNTVGIRLRQSIGIGDMAARMGGDEFTVLLQPLEDDCAAARFAGQLLDKLNEPFIYHGASLKVSPSIGVALFPNHGTTLEMLLKRADQAMYAVKQAGKNSVRMYAQLPH, encoded by the coding sequence ATGGCTTATCACGACTCTTTAACCGAGCTGCCCAACCGCCGAAAATTTCAGGAGCACGCCGATGCGGCGCTGAAGCAAGCGGAGGCATCCGGACAGAAGCTCGCGCTGCTGCTGATCGATCTCGACGGCTTCAAATTCATCAACGACCGGTATGGGCACGGCGCAGGCGATTTTGTGCTGAATACCGTCGGAATCCGGCTCAGGCAAAGCATCGGCATTGGCGATATGGCGGCCCGGATGGGCGGTGACGAGTTCACGGTTCTGCTTCAGCCGCTTGAGGACGACTGCGCGGCCGCGCGATTTGCCGGACAGCTGCTGGACAAGCTGAACGAACCGTTCATTTATCACGGGGCTTCGCTTAAAGTAAGTCCGAGCATCGGCGTCGCTCTTTTTCCGAATCACGGAACTACGCTCGAGATGCTGCTGAAGCGTGCCGATCAGGCTATGTATGCCGTAAAGCAAGCCGGTAAAAACAGCGTGCGGATGTATGCGCAGCTGCCGCATTAA